GGTCAGTGCGGGCGAGCAGTAGCCGGCTCGCGGAGCCATCAGCACGGGGGAGCAGCGTCGCGCGGGGCCACCAGCGCGTGGGGCCGGCTTATGGGAGCAGCACCGTGCGGGGCGGCCGGCGCGCAGGGGTGCAGCGCCGCGCAGGGCGTCCGGCGCGCGGAGCCGGCGCGGGGGATCAGCGCCGCACAGGGCGGCCAGCGCAGGCAGCAGCTAGCCGCGTGCGGGAGCAGGAAGCATCGctgatttttttcttttttctttttttaatgaGCAGTACCGCCGGTTCGGGAGACGGCGGTGATGCAGCGCACTATCAACGCCGACCCTAATCCAACGGGTAGCCAAACATTGGACCCGGCGGTGATAGGGTGTGCTGTAGTAGTACCCTCATCAAGGGCTTTTTTTTTTAGGTTCAGGTAAGAACATCCACAGAGAGAGCGCATCAGGTTGCTATTTTTGTCATGCACTGCGTGATCGTCTTAAGGATTGGTTTGCGAATTTTGTATTTGCTGCATCTGCTAGATTGGATCATGATTGGTGCTACCTAGTTACCCTAGCTTGTTCATGGTTTGCGTCTAACAAACTAAGAATAGTACTTACATTCTTTGTTCCACTGGAAAAGATTTGGCCATCCTGATTTAATCTCAAACTGGCGTCGATCTGATCCTCATATGAATCACCGAGCTGAGGCCGTATCAACTTTTGTCACACCTGGATGGGATACACAGCATGACAGATGGCACCGGCACTTGACAAATGGTTTTGTGCTAAGACGTCACTTGATCAATTCCTTGACATTTGCCCGTGTGGGTGAGTTGGACCGATAATGCTGTCACGTTGTTTGAGGCCGGTGCATATTGACACCTAGCATAATTTGGATGGGGTCCGATAGTGGCATATGAGCCTTGCATGCATATGTTCAGTACCTTCATGCTAGTTGAGTAAGGGTGGAACCAACTTATAAGCCTCTGTTCTCCAACCATAGCATACCTTCAATTCAGGTTCACCTTTTTACACGAAGCGAGGATAAAATTGTAATTGATTTAAACTTTAGACTAATATATTAAGCACTTGTACCTCTATCGGGTCGTCTCCAACTCTACATGTTCATCATAGTTCCATCAAGAAAGTTCTATATAGCATTTGGTATAGGAAATGGCATAGAATAACTAATAATAATTTGATAAAGACTGATACAATGAAAAAGGAAACTATATAATTGTCAAGTATGGAATATAATATAACGCTCTAGATATTAATGATAGCTTTAAGCTAGATCAAATACCTTGATAGAGGATTAAGACCTTAAAATGTGGCTGCTCTTCATTTTCTTCGGAGGGCTATTCTACAATAAGATTAAATATTATACTAAGTATGAAGGTACTAGGCAAGACATACCTGACTAACCAATATAAATAAAGTCTTATGTGAACTTCCTGACCCAGGTTTTATTGTAAAAGTTCACTAAGAGTAGATACTTAAAATTTCAATACCATAAAGCTTGATTGTGAGCTCTTCGCAGCTGGAGCAGAACAACAATGGTTTACATAGGTTTATTGGTTTCATATGCCAACATGCAATTAGTATCTTTAAACTTGATCAATGAGCAAATATTCGTACTTTCTACTTGTTGAGGTGTGCTTGTGGTTCAAACTTCATTCACAAACTTTTACTTAAAATCAATTCAAACTTCCACTTTTTCACTACATTCCAATACTTAGATTATTTCAGCTTCATCTCGAAATCGGCAATGTTATCCTATTTCTGTCTATTTGATTCCAACTCAAATACTTCAATTTTTTATTCAAATTTTATTCCATGTTGAAGAACATGATTTATACTACAACTTTCATATTGGCTAACACTTCACTGTgtaactaaattcaaacttgaAGCTCTCCAAACACTTGCCCAGATTGAAATCTTTCTGAACCATTTGAACTTGCTTCACTTATTTGGCCTAGTCTTAACCTTGTCCACTTGTTCATACTATTTTTTACCACTTCACTTTGGCCAAATTTAGCTCAAATTTGGCTAGATTTGACCTAATAATCACATGTGGCTCCTTTCTCTAGTGCCACTTAGGTGAACGGGCCTCTAGCTGAACTAGTTAGGAGGCTCTAGTAGCGGTCTTCAGGTCCTGGGTTCGACTTCCCGTGGGACGAATTTCAGGTTGAGGTTAAAATAATCCTCTCGTCTGGCCCACACCATAAGACCCAGCCTAGGTTGTTGGTTGTTTCACATGGGCTACGATAccactatataagggtgggacAGGGGTTCAAAGATTTTCTCTACCTGCATGATAAGGTCGTCTTCTTAGCAAAATATATATCCGGAGGCTATCTTACCCCTGTAGGTTAAGTTTTTTTAATGCCACTTAGTCCATTCAAATGATCAGTTATTTAGAGCTTAATCCCCTCTTAAAACCTTGGGGTGTCAAATTTAACCATATTTTACTCCAAAATTTAAAGTTGTTCTCCCATGCTAAAGCACATGACCAGTACTACAACTTTTGCATTGGCCCTTTGTCAAGTGTTTAGTAGGAAATTAAAAATTCAAACCCCATGGCTACTTGATAACATGTCCAATACTCAGAAAATTCAGCTAATTGTTGTAATTGACACTTTCTTCCAACTATGACTGCCTATTTGGATTATTTTAATCCAAATTTGAACCTTGGATTGATTCCATCATAATTAGCacattcaaatttcaaatataAACTTTTACTATGATGAGTTTCATTCATTGTTTAAACTCCTTTAACATCATCGTAGTCAATTTTTATGGTTTTAATCCTCCATCAATGTACTTAATCTAGCTTAAAATTAATGTAATTCATCATAGTCAATTTTAAAAAGGGTTAAAAATAAATAGAAACTCAACACTAGAAACACTGCTTCTTAACTTTTTGATATTGTTTTTTTATTTGGAGGCAGTGCAGAAGCACTATTTAATATAGTAAATCAGGAAAGCTACGTATATTATGCAAACAAACACAACAATTAAGCTGCTATGATCCATTCACTTTTTGCTTCCTTTGCCTTGCATATATATGCACATGCAAAATCTTTCAATGCAATAATATGCTGTAAACTTATGGATCGCAAATCAATCATATATCATCTGAATGAAAGTTATTGGACTCTGAAAATAGTGGCAAACGCATCATCTCACATCTCGATGCAAAACCCTTGCATATGCAGCTGATGCGAATTATAAAAACTTGGCAGCTAAGAGAGGACCACTACATCTATGTGCGCTGATGTGGTCGGCGTGCAATTTTGTACTGAACCAAAACCATGCTTTCACCTCGATCTCGAGAGATGGTTCCGAACCATTTTTTAATTGGCGCATGCATACTTCCCTGTTGTGAGATCATTCAGCCGAACTCATGCTAAAGCACATGAGAAACTGCTAGTGCATGCTTAACAAACACAGGACCACCCCTAATATAATCACTGGCTAGCTAGCTATAGGATACATCTCAGCAAATCAGTTGTATTTCATGCCAGCTTGCCatgtagagagagagagagagggatctagagaatgagagagagagagagagaggagacgAGCTAATTACTCGTGGCATCCCTTGATTAGTGGCTTTCTCAACTTTCGATACCCAGATTTACCAATTAAGTATGCAAGATTAGCAATAATCATTGGGAATATATTGGAGGGAATGATTAAATATGCTATAGGCTTGTAGCCATGCATATTAACCGAATCACCTGCCCCTTAGTTAGCCTAGTTTTATAATGTCACCATGATAGGTGTGAGTGAGAATAATAACAAAGGCACAAATGTTTTTCAAAAAGGCTGGGCGATGTGAAAGGAGCACACAAGAATGAAAACCTAAATGCGGATCAATGATGAAAGAGGGGAAACGATGCTTTGTATGCAGCTAGGCAGCAGTGTCAATTCTGTTGGCCGTGTTTCAACTTTAAACAGTGGTGATATATAGTCTCGCATGTACAATTTGAAGGATATGTATCATCACCTATTTGCTTAGCCATCACAACACTTTACAGACTAGAACTGCATGCTACCGTTAGCTAAACGACACTCCTAGTCTTTAAAATATTTTTAATAATGGACAGTTGTTCCAGTGATGTTAATATCGTTAGATACAATGACATCATTGCATACTCTTTTTTTCTGAAGGTAGCCTATCGTCTAGACAAAGAGTATGTAGCACATATACATCATGGTCTCCTAGTACTATCTATACTAGCTAGATGATACTGAAGAAATATTTCTAGCATCTTTTTCAGCTTGTTTCATGAAGGGAGGGGCATCTAAGATTGTAATTTAACTACTATCGAGTCCCTTTCGTATATATGCAAATGCCACACTCATAATGCAGAATCTTGAGTAGCTTGCTTGTCTAGTTAATCCATTGCCCAAAGGTGGCCAACATTTTTCATGGCATATCGACAAGTCATCCATACCTTGATCCTATACCAATAACAAAGCTGCCAGATGGATAAATATTAGACGATCTACATTAGCAAGATGCCATGTTAGGCCTATAGCACAAAGCAACTACGAGGTGTTGTCAATTAAGGTAAATTCGAGTCGATCTGCCCAAGAATGATAGGCGTGATCAAATGATTGCATTTCTACTTACAGGAAGCCTAGCATACTGGTCATCTGATCATCATGCAGCCCTCATCTAACTGTGTAATTCTAGAAGAGAACCGCAGAAACAGTAGTTTTGTTAAAAAGGAAGAGAATGAAACACAGGAGCTTTCCTGTCACTAACATGTTTGATAGGGACAACAAAACCGTAATAAGGTTAACAATCCCGTGTGTTTTGTATTATGCTTGTGCTGCTTTAACAGTTTGGCGTGCATTGTTGTCCGATAAATTAAATCAAGATGGCAATAGTATATATGAACCTTCTCAAGTAAGACATCACCAATGTGATGTGCTATCATGAACATTGGCTCAACTTGCATGCTGCCAATGCTCTACCGGAACAGACAGTAAGAAGAATagcgcgcgcgcacacacacaGCTCAACTTAGTTGGCTTTGCATCAACAAGGCTTGCTACTTTCATCTGCAATCTTTTAAATCAGCAGGGGCGTAATTGTCCACAGGGTCTAGAAGATGCATATACCATCTTGGAGACTTGGATCAAATGTCTAATCTTCTCTTACATCACTGTTTCAACGTTTAAAAAGATGAATATAAGTTGTACGTACATGTGTAGGATATGCACATGTCTGAATTATTGAGACAGAAGAGACCATGTTGCATAAACATGCTAGGTCGTCTCAACGGTTATTCGAGCTCTGTACCTCCTTCAATAATGGACATCCTCATCCTCTCAAGTACACCAATGTTCTTGTTTTCTGCAGCGCTGCTTTACATGCATGGAGTGCAGAATCCAATGCCATGACCCATTATTAGAGAAAAGTGTGAGAAAAAGAGAATGTAATGTTGTGAATTGGAGTCACGTCTTCGATGTCACCACGAATTAAACTTAAAAGCAATAAGGTGCCTAAAGGAAGGCTACCACCTTGTGGCTTACTTGTCCCATGAGACAAGAACTCCACCCTCTCTCCTAGCCTAGCTCAGTTAGCACATTCACATCGTGCTTGATGGGACCTAGGTCAAAAGTGAGAAAACTTTGTGAATTAGTTTTATGTTATGTGCGATAAAATGGGTCCAGATTTAGAGAATAAGCGACACGGCAGCCTCAAGATTTTATTCACCAGTACTAGACAAGAGAGTAAATGGGTCTGTGCACCCACTAGCCCTAAAGGATGGAGAAGGAGCCTCTCAACTTCTTGCCAGAGCCACCCAAATCACTTACTATGCCCTAAAGCAGATTCCAGAACCTCTGGAGAAATAGGGTGACACTTTAGTTCGGTCTCTTGCTAGTGATGAGGACGTCTTGATCAGCATCGATCTCTCTATAAATAGGCCTCCTCACTTCCATCATATCTCACAGTGCAAACCACATTTGAGCTCTCATATCCTAGCTCGATCGACAAGCACTAGCTAGTATTCCGTTCTCCAAAATCATCCCATGTTCAATATGTCTAGGGACCCATTGGTCGTTGGGCATGTTGTGGGGGATATCGTGGATCCCTTCATCACAACAGCATCACTGAGGGTCTTCTACAACAATAAGGAGATGACAAATGGATCCGAGCTTAAACCATCTCAAGTGATGAGTGAGCCAAGGGTCCATATCAGTGGGCGTGACATGAGGACTCTCTACACACTTGTAAGTGCATGCGTGATTATGCTTGCCATGTTAATTTGATGATTGTTGGTTTTTCTTCTTATTTGACTTGAATTTGAAGTTGTCCAAATGGCTAAACTTCCATATCATGGCTAGTCTATACTATTAGTTGACCTAGCCCAGCATATCTCCTGAAGTATCTTTTACATCCctaataataataaaaaagcAAAGAATATGTGTTTTGTGGACTCTCAAGCCTTTAGGTGTGCTTTTAAGCTGACAAGACTAACTGACCTATCATAGTTTCGATAAGGTGAAATTTTGGAACGTATCATGGTTATTATTAAACATTGTTTCCAATAAAAATTGGTCTCAATTTGCTTGATCAATGTTTTCTATGCATATAATAAATATACTCAGGTAACAATGCAAATACAATGCAGTCATGCATCAGATGAGAATATGTCAATCAGAGACCTGATTCCTTAGTATCTGGATTGGTTAAGATGACCTAATTATGTGTATATCTGTCTGATTTATCATTTTGCAAGGTCATGGTGGACCCTGATGCACCAAGCCCCAGTAACCCTACTAAAAGAGAGAACCTTCACTGGTAAGCTCTTTGTAGCTTTTGTCCATGCGGCCCAGTGGTAGTCCACTGACCCTTTCCCTGTTCACTTTATATGCATGCCATGGCATGCTTGTTGATTACATGAGTATAATATTATCACCTTGATGTCGTACTGATTGGTAGTTCTCAATGTCCGGCATAGGTTGGTGACAGACATTCCAGAGACAACTGATACCAGTTTTGGTAAGTGATTGGACTCTCActggttgcattgcatgaatgTAGCCTGTGATTTATGCTCAGTTAATTAATTATTTCATTTTCGGCGCCGTCAAATTTAAAGTGCCTTTCAGGTTTTCTTTGCCAGCCAAATAAATATAATCATTAACTGTACCAGGAAAAAGGGAATATACCTCTAGATTGGACTTAAACTTGAGAGAGAAGTATTGTAGCAACTCCATTTACTCTGGGGTGTTAAAGTAAAATCTTGGAAACCATTTTATTGGCACATCAGATGCTCACTGGATTTCTAGTTCGCAAGCATTATTAATAAATTTATCAGTATATCTTCTCCACATTCATTTCTGCTACAGAACCTTTTACTTATATACATTTTGAACTACATATATATCATTAAAAAGGGACTGCATAACCAAACTAACCATTTTTATAACAGACAAAATGTAACCCGATTGCATATTTCTGGTTGCATGTCGTGGCAAAATAAAACTCCATATTAATAGAAGATTGGAAGCATATATACACTGTTAACTATGTAAATATTTCCATCTAACAAAGTTCATATTGTATGTACCAGGCAACGAAATAGTTCCCTATGAGAGCCCACGTCCTACTGCCGGAATCCATCGCTTtgtgttcatcctgttcaggcAGTCAGTCAGGCAGACCACCTATGCGCCAGGGTGGCGATCAAACTTCAACACCAGGGACTTTGCAGCGATCTACAACCTCGGCTCCCCTGTCGCTGCAGTTTACTTCAACTGCCAGAGAGAGAACGGATGTGGTGGAAGAAGGTACATAAGGTGATATACAAAGTTGTGTCCAAATAGCTGTGTGCTTGCCTCTCTGAACGCAGAGAAGCATAATAGCAACTGGGGTATAAAAGTACTTCCTAGCTAAATGAAAAACATATcttgtgtgtttgtgtggtaATGGGTGAGGATTGCAACGACAATGCATGCTCACAACAATCATAAGAACTGTCATTAGTTCACTACAGATTGTAGTTCCGATGTAATGTTACCCTGACTTGCCCTAGCCTTCTCAGTCACAAGAAGTGTAGCTGGGGCAATAGTGTTCAAGTATTGGGAAAATGGCATGGTTTGAGATACACATTTCTGTGATAGATGTAAGTTGTGGTACGTGTTGAACTTGTACTTCAAATCGTTACACGAAAAACGACAGATTCAACTCTACCTGTGGAGAAATATTCTTATTACTCAGTGCGTTCTGTAAAGTGTTATGCTATATGATGAAATCAGCATGCTTATCCTAAAGTAAAGTGGAAGTTTCGAGTCAATTAGAAATCTAGCTATGCTGCCCTTTATCTTCTTAGAATTAGCCAGTCCGATCCATGGTGAAAACCTTGACCTCATGCGGTCATGCATGCTGATCGAGATAGGTTTAATTGATAGGTTCAGTGTACAATGCTCAAATAAAAGTGAGACGTGAGCTTACTTCTTTCTCACATTCCCATAGTCGAAAGGGGGAAACTAATACCAAGACAGTAATGTTAATATAATGTTGCATTTACGGTGTCTGAACTCCATCTAAATATTTCAAAATTGTgcattttttaaaaatatttcaAATCTATTGTGTTGGGGTATGTTTTGAATCGAACAAATTGAGCCAGAAGGCCAGAACACTGAATGGTGATGGTTATTCTGGACGGGATATCCAGATATATGACAAATAATGGTTGTGCAAAACTATTTGTTTTATCAGCGAGAGTCCATTGTAACCGACACAGTCTGGAGGAAAAAAATAACAATTCATAATCAATTATTATAATCAAACTATCCTCCACAGCTAAAATTATAAGCTGGATTATATAAATCTAGGGTAATAATAAACACGGTCAAAAGTTGTACGTGACATCCCGGACTAGGACGAATTTGAGCTCACTAGTGGCTTATGTGTGAGTGGCATGATAGGTGTGGCAAGTTGTCCCCCTTTTAGTTGAGGGTGAGGTTCACCAACATATAAACTCAAGTGCTAAGTGTATTTCAACCTCCGGGTTAATCCTTTTACGTGAAGCGATGGCGAAAGCGTAAGCGGAgttggtgcgagtgcgtgttttACTCAACTTGCGAGTAGGACTGAGCCGTATTTGGGACTGGGGTattacaattggtatcagagcggATCCTTGCGTTACACCGGCGTGTGCGTGCTAGGGGCGTGGACATATGGCGCATGGCGTGTGTGGGTCCTGTGTGCACACGGCATGGCCTATGTGTAGGTACTAGACGCATGGACGTGTCCTACGAGGGAAAATTCCTGGTTGATTGCCTAGTTTGCGGGTATGTCGGGTCCTTTAGATGGGTATATATGACATCCTGGTCCAGGACGAATTTGAGCCTACCAGTGGCCCATGTGTGAGTGGCATGATATATGTGGGAAGTTGTCCCCTTGCTAGTTGAGGGTGAGATTCACAACATATAAATCCAAATACCAAGTGTATTTCAACCCTAGGTTTTAACATGAAGCGAGGATGAAAGTGTAAGAGGGATTGATGTGTGTGCGTGTTTTAATCAGCGTGCGAGTCATATTTGGAACTAGGCATTACATTGTATATGAGTTATTATTCCGGCATCCGCATGGCTTAACTGTCCGCGTACTCTGCTTAAACTTACTAGGAGGACCGGGAagggggtggcggcggaggtcgcGAGGGGGAGCAAGAGGATAATGTTATGTGCGCGAGGTTGCTTAGGGTGCAAGTGGATAGGAAAGCTACGGTACATATATTTAAACATGACTGCAGTAAACGCCGGAAACATGTATGATGTGTATATATATGGCCGGAGGAAGTAATAGCTTGATTAACTTTGTTCTGGAATTCATTCTAATGTAGATGTACATATAAATTTTGAATTGACAAGAAAAATGGTAGTGAAGTTTAAACAATAATAAGTCAAAAGAACATTGACTTGATGGAAGGACGGCAAAATCGGCTGTCTTGTCTCGTCATGGATGAAAAGACAGCACTCCACTTGATCCACATGATTTATAGGAAATAAATGGAATGAATATTACGCTCAATTTAAGCTTGTCCTGTCTTGTCTCGTAGTTCTCTTTAAATGGTCAACCAGAATATTTTCAGCAAGTCCTAAAGGCAGCACTTAATTAGTTCAATATACATGTTGTCGAGTTTCTAAATGCTAATCCCAGTGCATTGTATCATGTCACTCTTTTCAAAGTTGACATGTTATTTAAGGACAAGTATATTGGTGTTATTTCTTAAGAACCTACATCAATTATTTGTTGCATTTAATTGTTGTACCTATTGCAATAGACTCAAAGCATGTACACGGCACTGCTACAAAATATTTATAGTAACGCTTTGTTTTTTCCCGGGGCAAGTCAAAATATAATCCGTACAGGATTAATTTAGCAGCTGACCCACTCCTGAAAAAGTATTTTTGGcggcgggtgacgccatcacccgcccctagaaatgagGCTCATTTTAGCATCAATCGCCCCTAAAacccctaaaaatatatttctaggggtgggtgatgCCATCATTCGCCTCAAAAAATGGACGACAAAACTAGCAGtagcccttcttcctcctcccgacaAGAAAGTATTTGCTCATGAGAGGTGCTGCTCGAAAatctaaaaaaagaaaaagaggaggGAAGATTTTAAACTTGATTTCCTTTAAGTTGGGGGTTTTAGGAGGTAAGTTGACGCTAATTTCATATCTTTTTCTAAACTTTTTGGATAGTTTTAAAGCTCAAATTGGAGCTCTCTTACCTCTAGCTAGATCTAGATCTCTATGCGTGGATTTGCCATTTGGAGCTACATTTGCCTTAAGTTTTTGGATAAATTTATGTTATTTTAGTAGGACAACAAGATTATGTAATCATTTGGGTCCAACCTTTATGTTTTAGCCTTATTCCTAGATTTGatatttttctatatttacacaaATGCATGATAGTTTTTTCACAAAATTTAGTTGTTCAATAATAGGTTGGGTTTTAATTCTTTTTAGTTAGTACATGTTAAATTGATTTTTTCCAATACCTACGTATATATATTTGTAGCCATTTGGGGCACCATTTGCCTCAAACTTTTGGATGAAGTTATGTTATTTTAGTAGGCGAATAAGATTATATAATCATTTGGGTCCAATATTTATGTTTTAGCCTTATTTGTAAGTAACCAATTTCCTAGATACATGGAGGAGATAGAAGAAGATTTGagttttttctatatttacacatATGCATATCTACACGTATATAAAGGCatatatttttaaaattattGAAGAGTTTGTTTTAATCTATTTAAATTATTTATTCATGTTTAGAGATGGATAGTATATGGATGTACAAAGCACGAATGACGGATGTCTATTTCCTTGGAGAACTTAATAAATTCATTCAAGCTGCGGAAAATCACGTAAGAAATGAGAAGACACAGAGGATACCTTGCTCGTGCAAAACCTGCAAGAATACGTGTAACACAACTTCAATCAGATCGCATGTGTTGGTGGGTGATTTTGTTGAGAATTACATGATCTGGACATATCATGGCGAGAAACCACCCCCTTCGACGGATAATCCACTCGATGAAATGATAGAAGATGTCAAGTTTGATATATTGTTTGATGCTTATGATAATTTTTGTGCGGGTGTCGGCGATGATGATGGTGATGGTGTCAGCGAGGGGCCCATTGATGGTGGTAGTGATGATGATAGTGACAATAAACTGGATGACAATGATTTTCTCAGCCAGATGTTGCGCCGCACCAAAGCAGAGCTATTGGTAGGTAGTGCAAAGGGCTTAGCAAACTTCGAGATAGTGAAAAAAATCAGCGGAGGAAAATATATACGATCGATCAAAGGGATATCCGAAACACTGGACTGTGCTTCATTTCATACTTGAGTTGTTGACTCTAAAGGCTAAGCACAGTTAGTCAGATAGTAGTTTTAATGATTTCCTGCGTATGTTGGCTTGGTTGGTTCCAAAGCCAAATAGAGTGCCCGCCAACACCTATCGAGCAAAGAAGTTTGTCAGTCCATTTACGATGGGTGCGAAAAGAATTCATGCATGTCCAAATCATTGTATTATGTATCGTGAGGATACTTTAAAGACTTGAACAAATACCCTACTTGTTCTGCAAGTCGATACAAAAATAAATCTAGTTATTGTGGTGGCGACATTCAAGATCTAGGCGACAGGAATAAAAGCAAGAGAAAGGGTGCATGGAAAAGCGTTGCCTCTATTGAGAGGCATACACTACTTTGGGAATTTATGAGAAGCAGACAATAGTTCATGCGATGGATATGTGGTACCTTCTAGTTGCCGATCGCATTAGACTTCTTGGATTGGCCAAAGAGTAAATACATGGAATTCTTATTCATCCTCAAATATTAGCGAATTTCTTATCTTCCATATGTACATCATgctaatttttccataaaattaaatatttataAATTAACATctcatttctttctttttaaaaTAGGTTTTACCGGCACTATATTAATAAAAGAGGTGGTCATCCTGCCAATAAAAAACAGAAATGACTCTATGCATAAATTTTCTGTGCCACAAGCACCTGCAAATTCCGTGCACTGCAGGTATTACATATGCGAGCATATGAGG
Above is a genomic segment from Panicum hallii strain FIL2 chromosome 8, PHallii_v3.1, whole genome shotgun sequence containing:
- the LOC112902722 gene encoding protein FLOWERING LOCUS T-like, yielding MFNMSRDPLVVGHVVGDIVDPFITTASLRVFYNNKEMTNGSELKPSQVMSEPRVHISGRDMRTLYTLVMVDPDAPSPSNPTKRENLHWLVTDIPETTDTSFGNEIVPYESPRPTAGIHRFVFILFRQSVRQTTYAPGWRSNFNTRDFAAIYNLGSPVAAVYFNCQRENGCGGRRYIR